Within the Novosphingobium pentaromativorans US6-1 genome, the region GCGAGAGCTTGGCCCCGTGCAGGAAGAACAGCAGCGCAATGCCCGCGTCGGCAACTCCTCCGGCAATGTCGGCAAAGACCCCGCGCGCCGGCAGGACCGAGGCAAACGCAACGGTCGAGACCAGCAGCAGCAGGTAGGGGTCGATATTGAAGCGGGCGAGCAATCGGTTCATCGGGTATCCTGTCCGGCGCGGCCGCCTAGCACGGGAAACCGAGGCAAGCGACGCTACTTTTGCTTGAAACTGTCTCCACCGGCCTCGCTCAACCGATTACCGGTCCCTCGCCCGCTCCGGCGCTGCGGATGGCCTGCGCGATCTGCCCCAGATCCGTCGCGTCGAGTTCGAGCCCGGCCGCTGCGACCCAGCCATCGACCTGCGCCGGACTGCGCGCGCCGACTATGGCCCCGGTCACGCCCGGCATTGCCAGCGCCCAGGCCACCGCGACTGCCGCCTGCGAAACTCCGTGGCGCTCGGCCACCGGCTTCATCGCCTCCGCCACGGCAAGATTGCGCGCCAGGGCATCGCCTGTGAAGTCCGGGTGGCTCGAACGCCAGTCGTCAGAGGGCAGTCCGGCCACCCGCTCGGCAGAAAAGCCGCCGGAAAGAAGCCCCGACTGCATCGGACTATAAACGATCACCCCGGTATCGCAGGCCAGGCACCAGGGCAGTTCCCGCTCCAGCGCACCGCGCTTGATCGCCGACAGCGGCGGCTGGAGGGTGTCGACATGGCCAAGCGCTTCGGCTTGCTCGAGTTGGACGGCATCATGGTTCGAAAGGCCGACGGCCCGCACCTTGCCCTCGGCTTTCAGGTCCAGCAGAGCCTGCCAGTATTCATCCAGCTCGCTGCCGTCTTCCGCGGGCCAGTGCATCTGCAACAGGTCGATGACATCGACCCGAAGTCGGCGCAGCGAATCCTCGCATTCACGGCGGATGGAATCCTTGCGACCGACGCGCAGCTTGCTCTTGCGGTCCGCCGGATCCCAGACCTGCCCGCACTTGGTGAAGATATAAGGCCGCTCGGCCTGCGGAATTTCGGCAAGCGCGCGAGCGACCACTTCCTCGGAATGACCGAGACCGTATATCGCCGCAGTATCGATCCAGTTTACCCCGCGCTCGGCCGCATGACGGATCGCCCGCACCGAATCCGCATCGTCCTGCGCCCCCCATCCGACTGCCCAGTCCGGACCGCCGATGGCCCAGGCCCCGAAGCCGACGCGACTGATCTCCATTCCCGTGCGGCCCAGCGTGGCTTTGCGTAGTGTTGTAGGTGAAGCGGTCGCAGTCATGTGGCCTCCCGGGCATGTCCATCCATTCACATGCATTGGCCTTTGGCAGACGCGGGCCGTGCGGTCTTGATGCTGGGTACGCCCGCGCTTTGACCTGAGACGCCATCCGCGCACTTATTGCGCGGTGCAACCGGTAGCCGACCCTGTACCAGAGCCTCGTTCGCGACCTGAAATAAAGGGATATTCCCCCTCTTGCCGCATGGCTCCGGGGGGGCTCCAGTCAAGTACTTATTCGCAAGTGCACAAGACCCGTTGCCGCCGAACCGCCAGATTTCAGGACAAGCGGCCGACCCAGACAATGACGAGCCGCAGACCGGGAATGGGTTCTGTCGTCATGTTTCGGGGAGCTTTCATGAACACCAAATCTCACATCGCCTATGCCCTGGCCTGCAGCGTATCCATGCTCGCATTCGCATCGAATAGTGCCCATGCCGCCGAGGCCGAAGCCCAGGCACCGACGCCGGGGGAAACCGGCATCACCGACATCGTCGTCACGGCCGAGCGCCGCGAGGTGAGCCTTCAGGAGGCCCCGCTCTCGGTCAGCGCTGTCACTTCCGAAACGCTCAAGGCGGCAAACATCACCGACATCACCGGCCTCAACGGGTCGGTGCCCGGTCTCGTGGTTGCGCGCAGCGGTGGCGGCGAACGGATCATCACCATCCGCGGCATCGGCTCCGAAACGCCGGAGAACACCAACACGCAGCCGGGCGTCTCCTACCACATCGACGGCGTCTACATTTTCAACTCGATCGCCGCGAGCGCAGCCTTCATCGACGTTGCCCAGGTCGAAGTCCTGCGCGGCCCGCAGGGGACCCTGTTCGGCCAGGGTTCGACCGGCGGCACGATCAACGTCGTCTCGATCGAACCGAGCACCGATGCGCTGTCCGGCAACGTCAGCGCCGGGATCGGCAACTACAAGTACATGGAAGGCTCCGGCGCGCTCAACGTACCGCTGAGCGACACGCTCGCGATCCGCGGCGCGATCCAGTACACCAAGCACGACGGCTACGCCTATGCGACCAAGGTCCCCGGCGTCGACAAGTACGACCTCGACGATCAGGACGAGACCGGTTGGCGCATCGGCGCCAAGTGGTCGCCCGCGCCGAACTTCTCGATCACGCTGAACACGGTGCAGTACGACAGCAAGACCAACGGCCCGGCACAGAAGAACATCCTCGATCCCGATACCGATCCGCGCGTCCTGACGCAGGACTATCCCGGCAGGTCGGAGGTGAAGACCGAGCTTTATACCGGCGTGATCAAGTGGGAGACACCCTTCGCCACGATCAAGTCGATCACCGGCTACCAGAAGCTGCATTCCGAGCAGGCATGGGATGCGGACGGGCTCGATACCGAGCTCTTTTTTGCCAACACCTACAATCCGATCAGCTTCACCGGCGTCAGCTACGACCACGTTCCTCTCTGGGCTTCCGATACCGAGAGCTGGAGCCAGGAAATCAACATGACCTCGAACGGCAACGGTCCGTTCAATTGGGTCCTGGGCGGCGTCTACCTGCACTCGAAGAACAGCCAGTACATCAACGAGTACCGCAGCGACGACGACAACTTCCTGCAGCCCGCGCTGCCGGTCGATACGGCCTTCGACGATCCGCTGGTCGGCAATCTCACATACGCCGAGCTGTCGTCGATCAAGCGCGAGCTTTATGCCTTCTTCGCGCAGGGCACCTACGAAGTGACGAGCCAGCTCAAGCTCACGGCAGGCGTGCGCTACAACCACGACAAGGCCTCGGGAGCCTATGACAGCCTGTCGGGCGGGACGTCCAACCAGACTTCAGGCGCCTACATGCAGCCGGCATCCACTGGCAGCCGCAAGGCCGATGCCTGGACCGGCAAGGTTGCGCTGGATTACCAGATCACCCCGGAAAACATGGTCTATGCAAGCTGGACCCGCGGCTTCAAGCCGGGGGGCATCAACTCGGCTTCGGCTTCGGGCGGCAGCTTCTCGGTCCTGCCGACCTACAAGCAGGAGACCGTGGACTCCTTCGAGGCCGGCACCAAGAACCGCTTCATGGACGACACGCTGCAGATCAACGCTTCAGCCTTCCTCTACCAGTACAAGAACATGCAGTTCCTCGAGGAAGATCCGATCCTTTACGGCGAGGGCATCAGCAATGCGCCCAAGGCGCGGGTCTATGGCCTGGAACTGGAAAGCACTTACGTGCCAACCGACGGTCTGCGCTTCGACGCTTCGCTGTCCTGGCTGGAGGGCAAGTTCACCTCGCACTACGCAGCGCTCGATCCCACTGCGGCCACCGATGCGCAGAACGCGGCGGGCTATCCTGACTACCTGTTCTGGACCAACTTCTACGACGCGGTCCTTGCCCGCGATGCCGCGCGCGCCGACATCAAGGGCAACCGCATTCCCAAACTGCCGCGCTGGCAGGGCACCATTGCCGCAACCTACAATGCTGAGGTCGGCCCCGGAGAACTCACCACCCGCGCCCAGTTGATCTATCGCGGCAAGTACCAGTACCGCCTGTTCAACGACGGCGCCGTCGACCTCACCCCGTCCTACACGCAGGTCAACCTGATGGCGAAGTACGAGCCGGAGGGGACCAACACCGACATCACCCTGCGCGTGATCAACCTGTTCGACGAGGACGGCGTGAACTCGCGCTTCTCCGATCCCTATGGCAGCGCGCAGGTGTTCGACACCTACATCCCGCCACGGCAGGTGATCCTCTCGTTCGGGTATCGCTTCTGATCTGACTGGAAGCCCTCACCTCCAGCGCCGGGGCGCGTCGACCGAAAGGCCGGCGCGCCCCGCTTCGTCTCGGCACCTCTTCACCGGACGATCAAGTCTTCAGGCGCGCACCATCAAGAGTGTACGGCGGCACCGTGAGAGCTTCGAGCCTGTCGAATCCCGGAAAAGGTTTCCGGATCGCAATGCCTGCAGGAGCCCCCATGCCGCGTAACGTACAGGTCATGTTTGCCGCTTCGCTTGCCTTCTTCTTCGTCACGGCAACGACCTTCACGTCGCTGGGATACGTCCTTTACACCATGGTTGCAGAACTGGGCTGGTCCAAGGCCGCGGCAGGCCTCAGCTTCTCTCTGCTCGGCCTGGCCTGCGGGATCGCCAGTCCCCTGCCGCCAGTGATGATGAAGACGGTCGGCACGCGCGTGACCATGTTCCTGGGCTGCCTGGTGCTTGCCGCCGGTTTCCTGATCGCCTCGATGATCAGCGACCTGACCTACTTCTTCATCGCCACCTCGCTCATGGGCATCGGCTTCACCCTCGCCGCGCCTTCGCCCGCGGTGTACCTGCTGGCGACGTGGTTCCCGCGCACCTCGGCGCGGATGATCGGCTTCTACTTCATGATCGGATCGTCGGGCGGCATCGCCGGTCCGCTGATC harbors:
- a CDS encoding TonB-dependent receptor, coding for MNTKSHIAYALACSVSMLAFASNSAHAAEAEAQAPTPGETGITDIVVTAERREVSLQEAPLSVSAVTSETLKAANITDITGLNGSVPGLVVARSGGGERIITIRGIGSETPENTNTQPGVSYHIDGVYIFNSIAASAAFIDVAQVEVLRGPQGTLFGQGSTGGTINVVSIEPSTDALSGNVSAGIGNYKYMEGSGALNVPLSDTLAIRGAIQYTKHDGYAYATKVPGVDKYDLDDQDETGWRIGAKWSPAPNFSITLNTVQYDSKTNGPAQKNILDPDTDPRVLTQDYPGRSEVKTELYTGVIKWETPFATIKSITGYQKLHSEQAWDADGLDTELFFANTYNPISFTGVSYDHVPLWASDTESWSQEINMTSNGNGPFNWVLGGVYLHSKNSQYINEYRSDDDNFLQPALPVDTAFDDPLVGNLTYAELSSIKRELYAFFAQGTYEVTSQLKLTAGVRYNHDKASGAYDSLSGGTSNQTSGAYMQPASTGSRKADAWTGKVALDYQITPENMVYASWTRGFKPGGINSASASGGSFSVLPTYKQETVDSFEAGTKNRFMDDTLQINASAFLYQYKNMQFLEEDPILYGEGISNAPKARVYGLELESTYVPTDGLRFDASLSWLEGKFTSHYAALDPTAATDAQNAAGYPDYLFWTNFYDAVLARDAARADIKGNRIPKLPRWQGTIAATYNAEVGPGELTTRAQLIYRGKYQYRLFNDGAVDLTPSYTQVNLMAKYEPEGTNTDITLRVINLFDEDGVNSRFSDPYGSAQVFDTYIPPRQVILSFGYRF
- a CDS encoding aldo/keto reductase; this translates as MTATASPTTLRKATLGRTGMEISRVGFGAWAIGGPDWAVGWGAQDDADSVRAIRHAAERGVNWIDTAAIYGLGHSEEVVARALAEIPQAERPYIFTKCGQVWDPADRKSKLRVGRKDSIRRECEDSLRRLRVDVIDLLQMHWPAEDGSELDEYWQALLDLKAEGKVRAVGLSNHDAVQLEQAEALGHVDTLQPPLSAIKRGALERELPWCLACDTGVIVYSPMQSGLLSGGFSAERVAGLPSDDWRSSHPDFTGDALARNLAVAEAMKPVAERHGVSQAAVAVAWALAMPGVTGAIVGARSPAQVDGWVAAAGLELDATDLGQIAQAIRSAGAGEGPVIG